Part of the Hippopotamus amphibius kiboko isolate mHipAmp2 chromosome 7, mHipAmp2.hap2, whole genome shotgun sequence genome, gtgagaagtaaaaaaaaacatgataacCTTTTTAACTGTTGCTGAAAATTGGCCACCTGCCACCTTTTGCAAATTTGTTAACAGATGCCAGCCCCTgttctggaggttccttaatagTGAAATGCAAGAATCCAGATTTTAAGATGTGATCTACCTTGATCCTTTGGTTTCAAAGAAGAATCGCTTGCTTTTAAATCAGTCTTTAAACATATATTGGTTAAATACTGAATTACAGAACCAGTTTATTTGTTACGTCATTTGCAGGTAAAAatggttttcctttcttgtttttatccattcttgcAGCTTTAAAAGTTACATATCATTAGGTCTATAGAGTTGTGACTCCAGACTTATGACTATTAATTGTAGCTGTATCTCATTTTGAaatcttattttgtttacttCAGCATACCTCATCTCAGAACTAGAAGCTGCCAGAATGCTCTGTGTGAATACTCCTCCAAAAAAAGCTCAAGAAGGAGGCGGTAGTGAGGTCTTTCAAGAGTTGAAAGGCATATGTATTGCTCTAGGAATGTCCAAACCTCCAGCCAATATAACTATGTTCCAATTCTTCAGCGGGattgaaaaaaaagtaagaccTTTAGTACCAGATTGTAGTGTATTAAAGGCATAGTCCTATAGTTGTTTGAAATGAAGCAAGTTAATTTCTCTTAATGGGAACCTAATGTACATATTATTGATTGTTACTACATGAGTTTTGGGTTTTAAATCCTAGATACCTTCGAGAGAAATTGgtattttactgtttgtttttgttttttttttaacatgttagCTTATTtcgttttcaaaaagaaaactttgcACTTTGATTTATAAACTGAAATAAGCtagaaataatgtaaaaagaATTAGGATTTAAGtccatttaaaagtattttatcctTGAACTTTGATGCAATTAATTTTAAGGTCTTTATCATTAAATGTTACCACCATTCTCCCCACTGACTGGACAGAAAAGGATGTAAATGTTTTGGGATTTTAATCCAGTCACTTGTAGTCTTACATGTTTCGATTGGCAAACTAGATATGTTAACTGCTGATATAATCTAGTATGTGAAAAtaagtcaaaattatttttataccacACGTTATCAACAGTTAAGTTATATAATTAACTAGGAACAagaaattttagttaaaaaattaatgaacagaagagAATGATATTTGTTATAGCAGAGTTATTCTCTGTATGCATATCTGCTGGACTCTTAAGAATTGGTACATTTGCATTATGGGGTAAATGGACGCCATGATGCACAAATTTGGCTGAACTCTATAGGGGAGCAGCAGTGTATCCATAGTCCAtatttttctgtgtgttcattcattcattcagcaaatacacATTGAGTGCCCACTgttgtcaggcactgttctaggtgcagTGAAGGACTCATGCTTCCATAGACACGTGAGGAGTGGGTCAAGTGAGTGTCTATCTTGTGGGTCTTGTACATTTCAAAACATCCTCCACCTTTGCCTCTGTCAGGAATCTTCTTTTGATGGCAGGATATGATGGGAATTGGGAAGATAAGGAGGATGTGTTTTACTTTtagatttgtttattcattcatttatgtttttgtgtcAGTTAAAGGAAACATTAGCAAAAGTTCCACCTAAtcatgtgggaaagcctttattgAAGAAGCCAATGGGACCGGCCCACTGGGTGAGTAGTGATCATCCTGAGTAAACTCTGTAAGGAGCCATCTACCTATCTCAGGATATTTATGTTTGTGCTTTTGAAgttatattttctaatatgtaGTTTCCTAGGTGGACATCCTTAGAATCATTTTTGTGAACCTTAAGGGTTAtccaagataattttatttatgtaagatTAGAAGCACTTCTTtcataatttgtaaatatttcacacAGCTGATTAAATTGAAGTTCGGTATGATGCATGTTTCTAATTGCCAAATGGGTTGCCTTCAAGCCAAAAACTTCACTGGGCTGAGCTTCACACAGTGAATTATAGGAAAACTAAATGAGAATTTTGTACTTTACATattctttattatgttttgaGACAATATTGTTATGCCTGTCATTTCATTAGTTTATTATAACTTCTTATTCTGTTTATTAAATAACCTAATTCATTTTGTGCTGATTGCTGGGGATTCAGTTGTGAATGAAACAGATACAGTTTCTGCCCTTTTGGAATAGGGGGTCAAGCAGATTTAAATTCTAActggtctttttaattttgtttcaggaAAAGATAGAAGCAATTAACCAAGCCGTAGCCAATGAATATGAAGTTCGGAGAAAGCTGCTAATAAAACGTTTGGATGTCACTGTCCAGTCTTTTGGCTGGTCTGACAGAGCTAAGGTACACATTATATCACTTAAAAGAACAGAGTATTTATAGACATGATCCTTAAACATTCCTAGCACAGTTTAGAAACAGTAGAGACTATAAGAGAAGTACATAGCAGACACACAtaggaatttttcttttagtgAGTTACTGAATAGCAATTCTTTCAGCCATTCAGCagtaatgaaaacatttatttttcaatgttttaaaaatatttttcaacaaagCTGGATGTTATAAACCCTACTGGAAGTACCCatttgtgagagagaaagaggaagtatctgaaaattactaaaaataataaatttagaaattgttTATTGTACTTTAAGCTAATAATTTCACTTgctaattaaataaattacattagaAGTACTGGTTTTGGAGGACCAAATATTGTGATCCATTTATAGAGAACTGGGGAATCTGGTAggactttgttttatttcaacttaaataaaataatccaggAAAAGATTTGGGttattcaacaggtatttattaaatatctactatTTTATCAGTAAGTGGTAATTAATTGGCACAGTTGATTAATATGACCTTCTTAGAACCCTGAAAGAAAACTAATTCTTGAATATATGTGGAGATTGGTCCAAATATGTTAGTATTAGATGTTCCTTTAATAGTgcattcatattttaaagtagatttttctctgaacttcaattgactgagaaaatgtttttatttagttcTCCAATTATCTTCCTAATATGTTAGTTTCACCTAAAATCTTTAAACCATAGCCTAGTCTTATTTAGCCGCTAAATTGATGGggtagatatttattgagttacAATATCTTAGTGTTGGAAAGGGGTCTTAGAGATCATTCTTAACTCCTCTTATTTTGCAACTAAAAGCATGGAGACCCAGGTAAATGGAAGGTTGTGTCTAAGCTCTCACAGTAAGTCAGTAGTAACACGAGGAATAAATTGTTCTTTTCTGGGACCGTTGTTGAGGAAATACCAGTCCTTTCTTAAATTATCTTTGATAAAAACAGTCATTTCACTCTCGGCATAGCatatatacttcaaaaacaaaaacctgcaaCTCTCAGCTAGAAAAGCATGTAATGATTAGTGGGTGTACATTGATCCAAGGCGTTAGCCCTACAGTTCTGGTCTTGACACTGCCATTAATGGACTTTACTTCTGGGGTCCTGATGCCATGTGTCTGAGTTTCTGTTTGCTGACttttaacatctttaaaatgcCATGTTCAATCTAGGTGATATTTAAGACCCTTTGGAACTATAATACACAATGATCCTACAAAGTACATAAATATATTGGAGATGATAAGGACTATACAAATAATATCTCACTTTGAAACTTTGTTTCAAAAAACTATAGAAATTACTTTGATATGTACAACACAAACTTCTGTTTCATATAATGAAGTTATGTATTTATATCTCACTttgaaattgcatttttttttttttttattggctgtgttgggtcttcactgctgcattcaggctttctctcattgcggcgagtgggggctactcttccttgcgatgtgcagacttctcattgtggtggcttctcttgttgcagagcacggcctctaggcgtgtgggcttcagtagttgtggctcctgggctctagagcacaggcttagtagttgtggcacatgggcttagttgctccgcggcatgtgggatcttcccggagcagggcttgaacctgtgtcccctgcattggcaggtggattcttaaccactgcgccaccagggaagtcctgaaattgcattttaaatcacttttatttgAAACATATGAAACTATTTCTCAAACATGTTTGTTTCTATTCACCAGACATtgattgagcacttattatgggTACAGTAGTGactataagaaaatgaaatataagacATTCAGGAAACATTCCTCAGACAAGCTTATGGAATGGCAATCTCTTTAGCCTTTTaattattgaagaaaaattttaaaaataaaaagtcattgtCTTAACCACAATagccattttcatttttagtattaTCTTCCTTACTTAGTCCACATATATAATCATAGTAAACATACCTTTTTACACCTTATTTTTTCACAGaatataatttaaacatttacGATCAGTATTTTAATACCTGCATATAACTGACATACtaagcaattattttttgttcttgtgCTATTTTCCTGTGTATTGTAGTTATAACTGTTGCTTCCAAAATTTAATAGGTAAGAGATTGTTGTTGCTTCCCCAAATTAGTTGAATTTGCATTTATTGATCCTTGTCTACAAAACATGTGTTATGTTTGttagaactttattttctcttgtgtgaattttctctttacatcctttgttcattcatcttcTGTGGTCTTACTTTACACATGCATTAAATGTGCTTCTACTAAATGGTTAAAGTaaactgtctttttcttattatttataatagaggAAAGTATTACATGGGGAATCACTTTTGCAAGAAATACCATGTTAACATTATTAGTTCAAATTAGTCACAGCTAACATGTTTTATCTCATAGTAAGCAGAtgggaaaattaaaaaagcaaaattattgaAATGGGTTTCCATTCTTGtatttaaatagataaaatgaaGGTGTTTGATCTGAGACCAATGGCATGGGGAATCTTTGTGTCCCACAGTCCTAAAGGGAAACCCCTTTATCCcgtgtccccctccccctgccagtcATTCCTTGTTGTATCAGCAAGTCTGACGGCTGTTCTCTAAGGTAGTTCTTCACTGGGTACGAGCAATGGTGACTATGTAACTTTCTCTCTCATCTGGAGCCTAGTAAATGCTAGCATCAGACATTTTGGAAATCTTCAACTTATTTAATATCAGTGTTTCTGTGCCATATTGAAAATTGACATTTGTCTTTGAACACTTTCTTTCACAGAGTCAGACAGAAAAATTAGCGAAGGTTTACCAGCCGAAACGCTCAGTCTTATCTCCTAAAAGTACAATTTCTGTTGCCCACCTTTTGGCCGCAAGACAAGACTTGTCAAAGATTTTAAGGACAAGCAGTGGCTCTATAAGAGAAAAGACTGCCTGTGCCATCAATAAGGTGATGAAAgtacctttaattttctttaaaatacatttatttctgttcataaaataaattaatttaaaatttaaaatatctttcttatcCCGTAGGTGTTGATGGGCAGGGTACCTGACAGAGGAGGTAGGCCCAATGAAATTGAACCTCCACCCCCGGAGATGCCACCGTGGCAGAAAAGGCAAGATGGCCCCCAGCAGCAAGCAGGAGGCCGCGGAGGAGGGAGAGGTGGTTTTGAACATTCCTCATATGGAGGACGAGGAGGTCATGaacaaggaggagggagaggtggaCGTGGTGGCTATGACCATGGTGGccgagggggaggaagaggaaataagCATCAAGGAGGCTGGACAGATGGagggagtggaggaggaggaggaggtggctaCCAAGATGGTGGCTATCGAGATTCGGGTTTCCAGCCAGGTGGCTATCATGGTGGCCACAGTGGTGGCTATCAGGGCAGTGGTTATGGTGGCTTCCAAACATCTACATATACAGGAAGTGGATACCAGGGTGGTGGATATCAGCAGGACAGTAGATACCAAGATGGTGGGCATCACGGTGATCGAGGCAGTGGTCGTGGAGGGAGAGGTGGTCGTGGAGGCCGAGGTGGACGGGCAGGCCAGGGAGGAggttggggaggaagagggagccaGAATTATCACCAAGGGGGACAGTTTGAACAGCACTTCCAGCATGGAGGTTATCAGTATAATCATTCTGGATTTGGACAGGGAAGACATTATACTAGTTGAGGCTACAGAACCTTACATTTTGCTAGAGCTCAAGTAATAGAAACTTAGTTTCAGAATCCTGAATCCAGCATTGATTTTGAATTAATGTGAGACCACAGGTGACAGGCAGGTTCCTGCTTGGCGTAAGCATTTGTAGGTCTTCATACAATATTGTTGGTTttgtggtttttggtttgttttttttttaatggtcttaCATAATGCTGTTTATTTGAGAAACACATATAATATCTCTCCTTTGTATGAAGAATTTCttaaaaggtaattaaaattGCCTTTAATTGACCAGTAGACTAATTCCGCAGTCAGAACATgcatatttttctgaagaaattaCTTGAATAAGTAGTTTTCATGTTTTCAATATGTGGTTTTGAAAAATGAGGATTCTCCTAGGTTTTTTTAGATTTACAACTAGGAAACCTTCCTCATATTAACAATCCATTTATATGTGTTTTCCTTAAAGTATTCTAATGCCTGTTTTCCAAGCACAGTTCTGCCCTGATTGGCTTTTTATTCAGGCAGGTTATGCAACATTTGCTTCATGATAGAACTTTTAGGTCAGTTCCTATTAAATGAGCTCTTCTGCAGATAGCACATTCAGTAGCCTTATTCTTTCAGTGGAATACTGTACCATATGCTCAACTCTGAAAACCTTGAACACGGCCAAAATCTGTAAAGATTATAAAAGCAAACTAAGTTGTGCACCTATAGTACATGTAGGCATTTAGTTAATGATAGCAATTCAAACTGACCTGCATCCATTCAAAACAAGTTCCTCCTTCAACCttatttttacttgaaatctGCTAGAAGAAACAGCAAACTGAAATTCGTTTTATGCACGAGTTAATACCACTGGCTCAGCAAATACAAGTTAGTTTGCTTTGTGCAGGAGACTTTTTTTGTAATGGAAGAAATGCACTACCAAGTAAGAGGACAGATTTTTGCTTAGAGCAGGAGGCCCTTTATTATTGCTGCAGAAAACAAAAGCCTGGCTGAGTTGATGTTTGACACTCACCGTTACTGAAATCTACATGACGCTTCTTGCTGGGTTTTTGTACACGTAAATATTGTCAAGCTGTGAAAGAAAATGGCTGGAGGTGTGCTTTGTGTGAAAGGTGAGCAATAAAGTATCTGTATGTTCTCTCTGTGGTTTGAGTTTTATTTTAGCCACTTTTTTTAACCGAATTACTCTCAACGCTTGCTTCAAGCTTATGAACTGAGGCCTTTGTTCCCCAAAGATTCTTAAGTGTTTCCTTAAAACATAATTTGTAGTGAAAGATAACCCTTACCCTAAAACCTTAAGTTGAAAAACAGCTAATTCTGAATTTACCTTTTCCTATAACTTTATAGCTGGAAAATGTCACTACTCATCCCTGGCCACTAGGTGTAGCTGTTGCTACACAGTGTATTAGGCAAAGATCCCTTAATGGCCCTGATCTTTTagggggcttttttgtttgtttctccattcTTCCTAAGAATGAGAGACATTTGAAATGAAgtgaattgaaaatataaatatatgtttgtaaaaagaaatagtatttccttttcttactcaATTGGGCCTTTTAGAGTAAAGAATAACTCATGGCTTACCATTAAAAATATCCTCTTTGCTTTTGAGATAAGGACATTCTTTTGATGgcagaaaccattttaaaaagccataatcattttgttaattttacctgttttattAGATTTTCCAACTGGCATTTACCATTCTAAAATGTTCGAACTTGAAGACAGTTTAACATACTTTTATTTATCATTAAAGATTTTAAGTTCTGTCTTGAAAGTTGTAAGTGTTCGTCTCTTTGCTTTATGctgttaaatatatttagtatatagAGGAGTTtcctattagaaataaaattgtcaaggTTTCATATCTTAAAATATCTTAGAATGTATTAACGCATCCCTTAGCATTTGCTTTAATCTGTTTTCTAGCCTCAGACTCCACAGTATACTTAATATGTTTCATTCTTttgacaaatataatttttgatttaTTTGTATGGTTAGTAGGTTGCTTTTCATATGTGATTTTCATGTGATTACTTTTCATATGTGAtcatataagaaaacaaatgatacaTTTCTTCACCATGCACTTTATTTTCTGCTTCAAGCTAGAACTTTCTTTCACATTATAAACCCATAAGAGAAttgctttttagtttctttacCATATATTAAGTTCTCTAGAAAGGATATTTCAAACAATTGATTAGTTTTGTTATATTAAAGTTTTTGGGTTTGTAAAGAGTGTTGATTTTACACACATTgttaacttgtagaaaataatgaCTTACTGGCATAGGGAATGTGggaatttttttgagaaacaaaatttttaggACAGAATTTTTGACATATGAACTCTTAAAATATTGTCTCTTAAGCAGACAGTACCTTTTGTCAGTGCTTTGTTTCCTCCTCTACCAGGAACTAGAACAGGATGTCAACATTCTCTGTGAAAATTATCAGAGGTATGCcattatcattttcatttcatgcTCTCGTTCCAAACTGAGCTAGTGTCTGCTAGGTTTGAGGGCTGGCCACCCCCAAAATACACCacaatggcatattgattattttgaattaaagttacttaagaaaagGGCAATGCAAGAGGGAGACTCTGACcctcatttctgtctcactgGAAACAAGAAATAAGTCTCATGTGAAAAGTACACTCCCTGCACCTGGAGATAGAAGGACCAATATAGGGAATTCAGGTTGAGAAGCCTACATAAACAAATCTTGTTACTTCTTTAGTTTATtctaccccaagcccaaactctgtttcaGGTTTTCACAGTTAATTGCCTAAAGCCTAAATTTCTTTGTCCTTTTAATTcctcacagttttttttttttttgtctaaaaagtataaaaggtgCCTCCTTTGGCTAGGTtccatttctatgagacctcaGGGTGCACAaattaaaatctgtttctttttctcctgttaatctgtcgtGTCAATTTTATTAGTCCACAAGAATTTATGAGGGGGAGAGTTGgaaatttcttcctcttcaataCCTCCTACTGGAATAAAGTTAGATAAATTCGTGCTGAGGGaaagcatttaaaattgtttctatGTGGGGGTTAAGGTTGCTGACACTCCATGCAGTTGGAAATTCACCTATAGTCATCCTTTGGTATCCGCGGAGGGTTGGTTCTAGGACCTGTGTGCATACCAAAATCCAAGAATGCTCAAGTTCCATACTTGGGCCTCAGTAACCACAGTTCTGCATCGTGCATTCAACAGACtacagattgtgtagtactgtatttattgaaaaaaatccacatttgaTTGGACCTGTGCCGTTCAAAGCTGTGTTCAAACGTCAACTACGTACTTAAATGTTTTTCCACTGCACAAATCATACTCTTACACCTAGATTTTTTTTAGGTTGTGCCCATCTTACctttttggatattttatttgcCTATGTTATAGCCttttgaaaatagattttaaatgtgTGTGCATTACTTTATCATCTCCCCCTTAGGTAATTTGGATGGTATTTGattcagttgttttttctttaacagagAGCACTATTacgttaaattaaaaaatacattagtcACAGGGTAGCTAATGTTATGTAAAACTCTTTTTCCcctgattttcttgtttctctcatTCCTCACTAATAAGATTATAGTCACTAGAAATGCTGTGTGTTTTTCAGTGCTACATTTCCACATTTGTATACGGTAATGTATTCCTAGGGTTCAAATCACTGATTGAAACAGGTATGCATGTCAGTGTTTGAACTCATACACCTTGGGTGCTTTGAGTCACTTGCAAAATTACATTGCTAAAGACATTGCACAAACATAACTGTTGGCGTGAGAACTTCCGTAGTAAATCATTCACTGCCCACTAAATATAAATGAAGAAGCCTATGGTGGAAGTAGAAAAATTAACGTTCCCTAGGAATTTGAGGGGAAATCTTGGGGGAAAATCTCTGAAAATTATCAGTATTTGTTATGTTATTATACTTTcctcaggaagaagagaaacctgCAGTTCAGTTCAATAAACACTTGAATGCCTGCTCTACTCCAAGCACTATGTTGGGTATTTGAAGCACAAAGATAAGTCAGAAAGTCCCTGCCTTGAAAATGTCCAGTGGCAGAGTCAGAAACAAATCGTACCATGCTACAATAAAAACTGAACGTTATAGCAGGGTACTAGGCTAGCACAGTGTTCAGAATTACTCATGTGAGGTGGAAATTGGCAGGAAAATTTGGAAAGGTTGTAGGAGCCAGGTACTAGCACTACATACTTTCCTAAGTAACTTGGACCTAATTTATGTTCCTTAGTATGCGAAGGTTTGTTGTGTGGTCAGTTTTGGATTCTATATAAAACACTGGCTAAAAAAGTAGAGAGTAGATTTAAGAAGGGGAGGGGAGCAAAGATTAGAAGCACAAATTTAGAGCTTAAACTAATGTATAATAATAGGGATAGAGAAAGGAcaaattcaggaaatatttaggaGGTAAAATTATAGGACTTTATTGGTTAGAGTGAGAATAATAtgacagttttttgtgtgtgtgattggatGACAATACCATTAATTGTAATCAGAATATAAGAAGTGGAAAAGGTATATTCAGAGGtgaggatggggggggggtggtgattTCAATCTGAAACTCAAGAAGATGCCTGGAGATAGAGATTTGGGAATGATCAGCATCCAGTGATGTTTGCATTGGTACATTCAATAGAATAATGATTCTGTATTAGATCACTCAAGAGGGAGAAAAGAGCACtggactggacttccctggtggcgcagtggttaagaatctgcctgcccatgcaggggacacaggtttgagccctgttccaggaagatcccacatgccacggagtgactaagctcgtgtgccacaactactgagcctgcgctccagagcccgcgagccacaacaagagaagccactgcaatgagaagcccacacaccacaaagaagtatagcccctgctggccacaactagagaaagcctgcacacagcaatgaagacccaatgcacacACACCCCCGGCCCCAAAAAAGAACATTGGACTAAGGAAGGAATTGGAGAATAAGCATTTAAGGGATGATGGAGAGGGGGTCACAGAAGTAAAAGGAAACCAGAGCAGTTGGCGTGGTCTTCACCAAGGGCAATGTGGTACTACTGTTACCCCCATTCCATATGTAAGGAGAGTGAAGCCCAGGATGGTTGAGTAGATGGCCCACATCCATGTAGCTGGTAAGCAGGGGAGctggaatcaaacccaggccatcTGGCTTCAGAGCTCAGTAACCAGCAATTCAAGATGCTACAGAGATTCAACAAACCAGGGCTTTAAAATATCCACTACATCTCCCGACCTTTTCAAGAGCACTTTCAGGATAAATA contains:
- the FAM98A gene encoding protein FAM98A, with the translated sequence MECDLMETDILESLEDLGYKGPLLEDGALSQAVSAGASSPEFTKLCAWLVSELRVLCKLEENVQATNSPSEAEEFQLEVSGLLGEMNCPYLSLTSGDVTKRLLVQKNCLLLLTYLISELEAARMLCVNTPPKKAQEGGGSEVFQELKGICIALGMSKPPANITMFQFFSGIEKKLKETLAKVPPNHVGKPLLKKPMGPAHWEKIEAINQAVANEYEVRRKLLIKRLDVTVQSFGWSDRAKSQTEKLAKVYQPKRSVLSPKSTISVAHLLAARQDLSKILRTSSGSIREKTACAINKVLMGRVPDRGGRPNEIEPPPPEMPPWQKRQDGPQQQAGGRGGGRGGFEHSSYGGRGGHEQGGGRGGRGGYDHGGRGGGRGNKHQGGWTDGGSGGGGGGGYQDGGYRDSGFQPGGYHGGHSGGYQGSGYGGFQTSTYTGSGYQGGGYQQDSRYQDGGHHGDRGSGRGGRGGRGGRGGRAGQGGGWGGRGSQNYHQGGQFEQHFQHGGYQYNHSGFGQGRHYTS